Proteins from a single region of Flavobacterium sp. YJ01:
- a CDS encoding cytochrome c oxidase subunit II: protein MTSLLVIIVLVLLAVALWQLTKIFDLTQVGTSSDDSQVASDNDNNVQGYIMFGFLAFIYIFTIYGLLKWGNLALHTPASEHGLLVDSLMNITWVLIFTVQVITQGLLYWFSFKNRGHKDRKALFFADSNKLEAIWSIIPSVVLACLILYGLYAWNNIMFVDKDEDVIEIELYAQQFKWTARYAGADNTLGKANVRLIEGVNTLGVDMSDKNSQDDIVVSELHIPKGKKVHFKMRSQDVLHSAYFPHFRAQMNCVPGMVTEFAFVPTYTTAEYRELPFMVEKVAHINKLRAEKSVELVAKGGTALDPYTFDYLLLCNKICGASHYNMQMKVVVDTPEDYKKWLSEKTTLAQDIKAAAAAEKPAEGTAPATDSAAKVIDTVKAVVDTVKAAVAKVAMK, encoded by the coding sequence ATGACAAGTTTGTTGGTAATTATAGTTTTAGTTTTATTAGCAGTTGCATTATGGCAATTGACCAAGATTTTTGATCTTACGCAAGTAGGAACATCTTCGGACGATTCTCAGGTTGCATCAGATAATGACAATAACGTTCAGGGATATATTATGTTTGGCTTTTTGGCTTTCATCTATATCTTTACTATTTATGGTTTACTAAAATGGGGTAATTTAGCGCTTCATACTCCTGCATCAGAGCATGGACTTTTAGTAGATAGTTTAATGAATATTACTTGGGTTTTAATTTTTACTGTTCAAGTTATTACGCAAGGTTTACTATATTGGTTTTCTTTTAAAAACAGAGGGCATAAAGATAGAAAAGCATTATTCTTCGCAGATAGTAATAAATTAGAAGCAATTTGGAGTATTATTCCTTCTGTAGTTTTAGCTTGTTTAATTCTTTATGGATTATATGCTTGGAATAACATTATGTTTGTTGATAAAGATGAAGATGTTATTGAAATTGAACTATATGCTCAGCAGTTCAAATGGACTGCAAGATATGCAGGTGCAGATAATACTTTAGGTAAAGCAAACGTAAGATTAATTGAGGGTGTAAACACTTTAGGAGTTGATATGTCTGATAAAAACTCTCAAGATGATATTGTAGTTTCTGAATTACATATTCCTAAAGGAAAAAAAGTTCACTTTAAAATGCGTTCTCAAGACGTTTTACACTCAGCATACTTTCCTCACTTTAGAGCACAAATGAACTGTGTTCCTGGTATGGTTACTGAATTTGCTTTTGTTCCAACTTACACTACAGCAGAGTATAGAGAACTACCATTTATGGTTGAAAAAGTTGCGCATATCAATAAACTTAGAGCTGAAAAAAGTGTTGAGTTAGTTGCAAAAGGCGGTACAGCTTTAGATCCTTACACATTTGATTACTTATTATTATGTAATAAAATTTGTGGAGCTTCTCACTACAATATGCAAATGAAAGTTGTGGTTGATACTCCTGAAGATTATAAAAAATGGTTAAGTGAGAAAACTACTTTAGCTCAAGATATTAAAGCGGCGGCTGCTGCTGAAAAACCAGCTGAAGGAACTGCACCAGCTACAGATAGTGCTGCAAAAGTAATCGATACTGTTAAGGCGGTTGTTGATACAGTAAAAGCTGCAGTAGCTAAAGTTGCAATGAAATAA
- a CDS encoding quinol:cytochrome C oxidoreductase has translation MYTFSSKLKTFSIILMAVGLLGIGYGFLSAPKDIQEVEKILAADEHGSHDAAHEEKAEASHKEAGHHEAAEASHDTHKAAGHAEVSGANEHEKHLEHVLHQLQNKPWSAVYVACIFFLLLSMGVLAFYAIQQVAQAGWSPVLFRVMQGITAYLPAGSVIFFILLVLCGLHFNHIFVWLGEGVTDPKSPNYDAIIAGKSGYLNFPFWIVRAFIFLLGWNIYRHFSRKNCLAQDEANDDLYYKKNFKASAGFLVFFIVSESIMSWDWIMSFDPHWFSTLFGWYVFASFFVSGITTIALVTIYLKSKGYLEYVNNSHIHDLAKFMFGISVFWTYLWFSQFMLIWYANIPEEVTYFVTRIQLYNLPFFGAVVMNFVFPLLILINTDFKRLNWVVVMAGIVILLGHYVDFFNMIMPGTVGDKWFIGVPEIASILFFLGLFIFVVFTALTKSPLLAKRNPFIEESKHFHY, from the coding sequence ATGTATACATTTTCAAGTAAATTAAAAACTTTTTCTATCATCTTAATGGCCGTTGGTTTATTAGGAATTGGGTATGGTTTTTTAAGTGCACCAAAAGATATTCAAGAAGTTGAAAAAATACTAGCTGCAGATGAACATGGTTCTCATGATGCTGCACATGAAGAAAAAGCGGAGGCATCTCACAAAGAAGCAGGTCATCATGAAGCTGCTGAAGCATCACATGACACACACAAAGCAGCTGGACATGCTGAAGTTTCTGGTGCAAATGAGCACGAAAAACATTTAGAACATGTATTGCACCAATTGCAAAATAAACCTTGGTCTGCTGTATATGTAGCTTGTATTTTCTTTTTACTGCTTTCAATGGGAGTTTTAGCTTTCTATGCTATCCAACAAGTTGCTCAAGCAGGTTGGTCTCCGGTTTTGTTTAGAGTTATGCAAGGTATTACAGCTTACTTACCAGCTGGTTCAGTAATTTTCTTTATACTTTTAGTATTATGTGGATTACATTTTAACCATATTTTCGTTTGGTTAGGTGAAGGTGTAACAGATCCTAAGAGTCCAAACTACGATGCTATTATTGCAGGTAAGTCTGGATACTTAAACTTCCCTTTTTGGATTGTAAGAGCGTTCATCTTTTTACTAGGATGGAATATTTACCGTCATTTTTCTAGAAAAAACTGTTTAGCGCAAGACGAGGCAAATGATGATCTTTATTACAAAAAGAATTTCAAAGCTTCAGCTGGATTTTTAGTATTCTTCATTGTTTCTGAGTCTATCATGTCGTGGGATTGGATTATGTCTTTTGATCCACACTGGTTTAGTACTTTATTTGGATGGTATGTATTTGCTTCTTTCTTTGTAAGTGGTATCACGACTATTGCTTTGGTAACAATATATTTAAAATCAAAAGGATATTTAGAATATGTAAACAATAGCCACATTCATGATTTAGCTAAATTCATGTTTGGAATTAGTGTATTCTGGACTTATTTATGGTTTTCTCAGTTTATGCTTATATGGTATGCTAATATTCCAGAAGAGGTAACTTATTTCGTAACAAGAATTCAATTATATAACTTACCTTTCTTTGGAGCGGTTGTTATGAATTTTGTTTTCCCATTATTAATATTAATCAATACTGACTTCAAACGTCTTAACTGGGTTGTTGTAATGGCAGGTATTGTAATATTATTAGGTCATTATGTTGATTTCTTTAATATGATTATGCCTGGTACAGTAGGAGACAAATGGTTTATTGGAGTTCCTGAAATTGCATCGATTCTTTTCTTCTTAGGTCTATTTATATTTGTTGTATTTACTGCATTAACTAAATCTCCTTTGCTTGCAAAAAGAAATCCTTTCATTGAAGAAAGTAAACATTTTCATTATTAA
- a CDS encoding cytochrome c has translation MKRIYKITLLVGITILVSSCHNNSAPNYQYFPNMYESVAYEPYTEAKIFKGGKEGQLPVTGTINRGFEPYEYENSTAGYELAKANLKSPLDSIERNSGKGKELFEIYCISCHGATGNGKGKLVEREKFLGVPSYKDREITEGSIFHVETYGLNAMGSHANQLSAHERWLVADYVLKLKSQL, from the coding sequence ATGAAAAGGATATATAAAATAACACTTTTAGTTGGTATAACTATTTTAGTTTCTTCTTGCCACAATAATTCGGCACCGAACTATCAGTATTTCCCAAATATGTATGAGTCTGTTGCTTACGAGCCATACACAGAAGCAAAAATATTTAAAGGAGGAAAAGAAGGACAGCTTCCTGTTACAGGAACTATTAATAGAGGTTTTGAGCCTTATGAATATGAAAATTCAACTGCTGGTTACGAATTGGCAAAAGCTAATTTGAAATCTCCTTTGGATTCTATTGAGAGAAATTCTGGAAAAGGAAAAGAACTTTTCGAAATTTACTGTATCAGCTGTCATGGTGCAACTGGTAACGGTAAAGGTAAATTGGTTGAAAGAGAAAAATTTCTTGGAGTACCTAGCTATAAAGACAGAGAAATCACTGAGGGAAGTATCTTTCACGTTGAGACTTATGGTTTAAATGCAATGGGTTCACATGCAAATCAATTAAGTGCTCACGAACGTTGGTTAGTTGCTGACTATGTTCTGAAACTAAAAAGCCAATTATAA
- a CDS encoding DUF3341 domain-containing protein, with translation MSNKVIYAIYNDDDVLMNAVKKTRAAHHHIEEVFTPFPVHGLDKAMGLAPTRLAICAFLYGCVGISVATTMMSYIMIHDWPQDIGGKPSFSFIQNMPSFVPIMFEMTVFFAAHLMVITFYMRSRLWPFKEAENPDVRTTDDHFLMEVSVNDNETELVSFFEATGAVEVKVIEKN, from the coding sequence ATGAGTAATAAAGTTATATACGCCATTTATAATGACGATGACGTTTTGATGAATGCAGTAAAGAAAACTAGAGCTGCTCATCATCATATTGAGGAGGTTTTTACTCCATTCCCAGTTCACGGATTGGATAAAGCAATGGGATTAGCACCAACTAGATTAGCAATATGTGCTTTTTTATACGGATGTGTTGGTATCTCTGTTGCAACAACAATGATGTCTTATATCATGATTCATGATTGGCCTCAAGATATTGGAGGTAAACCAAGTTTTAGTTTTATTCAAAACATGCCTTCATTCGTACCGATTATGTTTGAGATGACTGTATTTTTTGCAGCCCACTTAATGGTAATTACTTTTTACATGAGAAGTAGATTATGGCCATTTAAAGAAGCAGAAAATCCAGATGTAAGAACAACGGATGATCACTTCTTAATGGAAGTTTCAGTAAATGATAACGAGACAGAATTAGTTTCTTTTTTCGAAGCAACTGGTGCTGTTGAAGTTAAAGTAATAGAAAAGAATTAA
- the nrfD gene encoding NrfD/PsrC family molybdoenzyme membrane anchor subunit, whose product MSSHYEAPIRKPLVIGDKSYHDVTVDVAAPVEGPANKQWWIVFTIALVAFLWGLGCIIYTVSTGIGTWGLNKTVGWAWDITNFVWWVGIGHAGTLISAVLLLFRQRWRMAINRSAEAMTIFSVVQAGLFPIIHMGRPWLAYWVLPIPNQFGSLWVNFNSPLLWDVFAISTYLSVSLVFWWTGLLPDFAMLRDRAITPFNKRVYSILSFGWSGRAKDWQRFEEVSLVLAGLATPLVLSVHTIVSMDFATSVIPGWHTTIFPPYFVAGAVFSGFAMVNTLLIVMRKVSNLEAYITLQHIELMNIIIMITGSIVGVAYITELFVAWYSGVEYEQYAFLNRATGPYWWAYWSMMTCNVFSPQFMWFKKLRTSIMFSFIISIVVNIGMWFERFVIIVTSLHRDYLPSSWTMFSPTFVDIGIFIGTIGFFFVLFLLYSRTFPVIAQAEVKTILKGTGDNYIRERANSKDSHHE is encoded by the coding sequence ATGTCGTCTCATTACGAAGCACCCATTAGAAAACCTTTAGTTATAGGTGATAAATCATATCACGATGTAACTGTAGATGTGGCAGCGCCTGTTGAAGGACCTGCAAATAAACAATGGTGGATTGTATTTACAATCGCATTAGTAGCCTTCCTTTGGGGGTTAGGTTGTATAATTTACACCGTATCTACCGGTATCGGAACATGGGGATTAAATAAAACAGTTGGTTGGGCTTGGGATATCACTAACTTCGTTTGGTGGGTAGGTATTGGTCACGCCGGAACATTAATTTCTGCGGTATTATTACTTTTCCGTCAACGTTGGAGAATGGCTATTAACCGTTCTGCAGAAGCCATGACTATCTTCTCGGTAGTTCAAGCAGGTCTATTTCCAATTATTCACATGGGGCGTCCATGGTTAGCTTATTGGGTATTACCTATTCCAAACCAATTTGGATCTCTTTGGGTAAACTTTAACTCGCCATTACTTTGGGACGTATTCGCGATTTCAACGTATCTTTCAGTATCATTAGTTTTCTGGTGGACTGGTTTGTTACCTGACTTTGCAATGCTTCGTGATAGAGCTATTACTCCATTTAACAAAAGAGTTTATTCTATCTTAAGTTTTGGATGGAGCGGTAGAGCAAAAGACTGGCAACGTTTTGAAGAAGTATCTTTAGTATTAGCTGGTTTAGCTACTCCACTTGTACTTTCTGTACACACAATTGTATCTATGGACTTTGCTACTTCTGTAATTCCTGGATGGCATACAACAATTTTCCCTCCATACTTCGTTGCTGGAGCGGTTTTCTCTGGATTCGCGATGGTAAACACATTGTTGATCGTTATGAGAAAAGTATCTAATCTTGAAGCATACATTACATTACAGCATATTGAGTTAATGAACATCATTATCATGATTACGGGATCTATTGTTGGTGTAGCTTACATCACTGAGTTATTCGTAGCTTGGTATTCTGGTGTAGAATATGAGCAATATGCATTCTTAAACAGAGCTACTGGACCTTATTGGTGGGCATATTGGTCGATGATGACATGTAATGTGTTCTCTCCTCAGTTCATGTGGTTCAAAAAATTAAGAACAAGTATCATGTTCTCATTCATTATTTCGATTGTTGTAAACATCGGTATGTGGTTTGAAAGATTCGTAATTATTGTTACTTCTTTACATAGAGATTACCTTCCATCTTCTTGGACAATGTTCTCACCAACATTTGTTGATATTGGAATTTTCATTGGAACAATTGGTTTCTTCTTCGTATTGTTTTTATTGTATTCAAGAACTTTCCCTGTAATTGCTCAGGCAGAGGTTAAAACAATTTTGAAAGGAACAGGAGATAATTATATTAGAGAAAGAGCAAACAGTAAAGATTCACATCATGAGTAA
- a CDS encoding TAT-variant-translocated molybdopterin oxidoreductase, which yields MSSNKKYWKSVEELENSSIVEALRNNEFVEEIPTDEFLGNADALSTSGTSRRDFLKYVGFSTAAVTLAACEGPVHKSIPYVLQPEQIIPGVADYYATTVFDGFDFANLLVKTREGRPIKIENNTIAGAKFAANARIHASILGLYDSGRLKEPKVDGKNSTWSAVDLKIKSSLADAKAKGGQVVLLTNTLASPSTEKLIAEFIAKNPNAKHVVYDAVSSSEALDAFESVYGQRALVDYDFSKASLIVSVGADFLGDWQGGGYDSGYAKGRIPQNGKMSRHFQFESNMTLSGAAADKRVPMTTAVQKQALVQIYNIITGASVPVALDGNVKAEVVKAAQQLKAAGSKGVLVSGIEDKNAQLLVLAINQVLASEAFSTAGARQIRKGSNAVVSQFIKDLNAGSVHTLIMSGVNPVYTLADSAAFVSGLKKVKTSVAFALKEDETASIVNVAAPTPHYLESWGDVEITSGTYSLTQPTIRPIFNTKQFQDVLLSLNGAAGTFYDYLKANSGVFTAGSSWNEVLHDGVAVVGSTVLSGGAIDATSSANAVAKSKSAGEYELVLYTKTGLGDGQHANNPWLQEFPDPITRVSWDNYVTVSNADAKKLGLSNEIVANGGLNGSYATITVDGAKLENVPVIVQPGQAVGTIGLALGYGRKASLKEEMQVGLNAYALYKGFNGVQSVSIVKAGGEHEFACVQGQKTLMGRGDIIKETTLEVFNTKDAEHWNEKPMVSLDHQEVEATTVDLWESFDRTTGHHFNLSIDLNACTGCGACVIACHAENNVPVVGKAEVRRSRDMHWLRIDRYYSSESTFEGDNERKEGIAGLSSSLSTFNEMEKPGDNPQVAFQPVMCQHCNHAPCETVCPVAATSHGRQGQNHMAYNRCVGTRYCANNCPYKVRRFNWFLYNKNSEFDYHMNDDLGRMVLNPDVNVRSRGVMEKCSFCIQSTQAVILQAKREGRVVAKDEFNNACACSAACSSGAMVFGDVNDKESEVAKLAESERAYHLLEHVGTKPNVFYHVKVRNT from the coding sequence ATGTCATCAAACAAAAAATACTGGAAAAGTGTTGAAGAGCTAGAAAATAGCTCTATTGTTGAGGCGCTTAGAAATAACGAATTTGTTGAAGAAATTCCTACTGATGAGTTTTTGGGTAATGCTGATGCTTTATCTACATCTGGGACTTCACGTCGTGACTTTTTAAAGTACGTAGGATTTAGTACTGCAGCTGTTACTTTGGCTGCTTGCGAAGGTCCTGTTCACAAGTCTATCCCTTATGTTTTACAGCCAGAACAAATCATTCCTGGTGTTGCTGATTATTATGCAACTACAGTTTTTGATGGTTTTGATTTTGCTAACCTTTTGGTTAAAACTCGTGAGGGTCGTCCAATTAAAATTGAAAACAATACAATTGCTGGTGCTAAATTTGCAGCGAACGCAAGAATTCATGCTTCTATTTTAGGATTGTATGATAGTGGTCGTTTGAAAGAGCCTAAGGTAGATGGTAAAAATTCTACTTGGTCAGCAGTTGATTTAAAAATTAAATCAAGCTTAGCTGATGCAAAAGCTAAAGGAGGACAAGTTGTATTATTGACTAATACTTTAGCTAGTCCATCTACAGAAAAGTTAATTGCTGAATTTATTGCTAAAAACCCAAATGCAAAACATGTGGTTTATGATGCAGTTTCTTCTTCAGAAGCTTTAGATGCTTTTGAATCAGTTTATGGTCAAAGAGCTTTAGTTGATTACGATTTTTCAAAAGCTTCATTAATCGTATCTGTTGGTGCTGATTTCTTAGGAGACTGGCAAGGTGGTGGGTATGATTCTGGATATGCAAAAGGACGTATTCCTCAAAATGGAAAAATGTCTCGTCACTTCCAGTTTGAATCAAACATGACATTGTCTGGTGCTGCTGCTGATAAACGTGTTCCAATGACTACTGCTGTTCAAAAACAGGCTTTAGTTCAAATTTATAATATTATTACAGGTGCTTCTGTTCCTGTTGCTTTAGACGGAAACGTTAAGGCTGAAGTGGTAAAAGCTGCACAACAGCTTAAAGCTGCTGGATCAAAAGGAGTTTTAGTATCTGGAATTGAAGATAAAAATGCTCAATTATTAGTTTTGGCTATCAATCAAGTGTTAGCTAGTGAAGCTTTTAGTACTGCAGGAGCAAGACAAATTAGAAAAGGTTCTAATGCTGTTGTTTCACAGTTTATTAAAGATTTGAATGCGGGAAGTGTTCATACTTTAATTATGAGTGGTGTTAATCCAGTTTATACATTAGCTGATTCTGCTGCTTTTGTTTCTGGATTGAAAAAAGTTAAAACTTCTGTTGCTTTTGCATTAAAAGAAGATGAGACTGCATCAATTGTAAATGTTGCGGCTCCAACTCCTCATTATTTAGAATCTTGGGGTGATGTTGAAATTACAAGCGGAACTTATAGTTTAACTCAACCAACTATCCGTCCTATTTTCAATACAAAACAATTTCAAGATGTTTTATTGTCATTAAATGGTGCTGCTGGTACTTTTTATGATTACTTAAAAGCTAACTCTGGAGTATTTACTGCAGGTTCTTCTTGGAATGAAGTATTGCATGATGGTGTAGCTGTTGTGGGCTCTACAGTATTATCAGGAGGAGCTATTGATGCTACTTCTTCTGCAAATGCTGTTGCTAAATCTAAATCAGCTGGAGAGTATGAGTTAGTTTTGTATACTAAAACAGGTCTAGGAGACGGACAACATGCAAACAATCCTTGGTTGCAGGAGTTTCCAGATCCAATTACAAGAGTTTCTTGGGATAACTATGTTACAGTTTCTAACGCAGACGCTAAAAAACTTGGTTTGTCAAACGAAATTGTTGCAAACGGAGGTTTAAATGGTAGTTATGCTACTATTACTGTTGACGGAGCTAAGTTAGAAAATGTTCCAGTTATCGTTCAGCCAGGTCAGGCAGTTGGGACTATTGGTCTAGCTCTTGGATATGGGCGTAAAGCTTCTCTAAAAGAAGAAATGCAAGTAGGTTTAAATGCTTACGCTTTATATAAAGGATTTAATGGAGTTCAATCTGTATCTATAGTAAAAGCTGGAGGAGAACATGAATTTGCTTGTGTTCAAGGTCAGAAAACATTAATGGGTAGAGGAGATATCATTAAAGAAACTACTTTAGAGGTATTTAATACTAAAGATGCAGAACATTGGAATGAAAAGCCAATGGTATCTTTAGATCACCAAGAAGTTGAAGCTACAACTGTTGACTTATGGGAATCTTTTGATCGTACTACAGGTCACCACTTCAACTTATCAATTGACTTAAATGCTTGTACTGGATGTGGTGCTTGTGTTATTGCTTGTCACGCTGAAAACAACGTACCAGTTGTTGGTAAAGCAGAAGTTAGAAGAAGCCGTGATATGCACTGGTTACGTATCGATAGATACTATTCTTCAGAAAGTACATTTGAAGGTGACAATGAAAGAAAAGAGGGAATAGCTGGTTTATCAAGTTCATTATCTACATTTAATGAAATGGAAAAACCTGGGGATAATCCACAGGTAGCATTCCAACCAGTAATGTGTCAGCACTGTAACCACGCACCTTGTGAAACAGTTTGTCCTGTTGCTGCTACATCTCACGGTCGTCAAGGTCAAAACCATATGGCATACAACAGATGTGTTGGTACTCGTTACTGTGCAAATAACTGTCCTTATAAAGTACGTCGTTTTAACTGGTTCTTGTATAACAAAAACAGCGAATTCGATTATCATATGAATGACGATTTAGGTCGTATGGTGTTAAACCCAGACGTAAACGTTCGTTCTCGTGGAGTTATGGAAAAATGTTCTTTCTGTATCCAAAGTACTCAAGCTGTAATTCTTCAAGCAAAACGTGAAGGTAGAGTAGTGGCAAAAGATGAGTTCAACAATGCTTGTGCTTGTTCTGCTGCTTGTTCTTCTGGAGCTATGGTTTTTGGAGATGTTAATGATAAAGAAAGTGAAGTTGCTAAACTTGCTGAAAGCGAAAGAGCTTATCACTTATTAGAGCATGTGGGTACAAAACCAAATGTTTTCTATCATGTAAAAGTTAGAAATACTTAG